From bacterium, the proteins below share one genomic window:
- the rplE gene encoding 50S ribosomal protein L5, with protein MATRLKERYQTDVVPKMLERFQYRNRMEVPRLEKVVINVRVGGAVADPRLIDKVVEDIVAIAGQRPVVTKARRSIAAFKLRQGMPIGVKVTLRGDRMYYFLDKLLNIALPRIKDFKGVSERAFDGRGNLNLGLKEQLIFPEIEYDKVDKIRGMDVTVVTTARSDEQARELLRHLGLPLREAAQTVPGA; from the coding sequence ATGGCAACTCGGCTGAAAGAACGATACCAGACGGATGTCGTGCCGAAGATGCTCGAGCGGTTTCAGTATCGCAACCGCATGGAGGTCCCACGGCTCGAGAAGGTCGTAATCAACGTGCGCGTGGGCGGCGCGGTGGCTGACCCCCGGCTGATCGACAAGGTTGTCGAGGACATTGTGGCGATCGCCGGCCAGCGCCCCGTGGTCACGAAGGCCCGCAGGTCCATCGCGGCGTTCAAGCTGCGCCAGGGCATGCCGATCGGCGTGAAGGTGACGCTGCGCGGCGACCGGATGTACTACTTCCTGGACAAGCTCCTGAACATTGCCCTGCCGCGGATCAAGGACTTCAAGGGCGTTTCCGAGCGTGCGTTCGACGGCCGCGGCAACCTGAACCTGGGTCTCAAGGAGCAGCTGATCTTTCCCGAGATCGAGTACGACAAGGTTGACAAGATTCGCGGGATGGATGTGACGGTGGTAACCACCGCGCGTTCGGACGAGCAGGCGCGAGAGCTGCTCCGTCATCTGGGCCTCCCTCTTCGGGAGGCCGCACAGACTGTACCGGGCGCATAG